The Gadus chalcogrammus isolate NIFS_2021 chromosome 16, NIFS_Gcha_1.0, whole genome shotgun sequence DNA window TGAAAATCCATGTGGCCGTTCAAGGAACCGCTCTGATACCATCGTTCACCGTTCCCCGAGCGCAGGAGCAACACTCCAAGTGTATTTAAAAGCCCAACCGGAAATCCAGAAAAATATGCGTAACCATCGTTGATTACAATCTTGAAAAGAAGATAAATTAAAAAGTATTATAAAACCAAAAGGACAGCCTAAATCTTGCTTCTGGGCATCCCTTcgttaaaataaaaaacaaaaaacgttgCGCGATTCACCCTCGAGGTCATCGCTGCGACAGTGTCCTCCACATCTCGTTTTAAATAAGATAAATACAGAGAGCAGCACATTCATGTTTGCAGTAAAAACAGGAATCCATTTTAAAACAGTGGAACAATCTCTTCAATCCCTTCATGTGGAACAAAGGAAACAACGCACGACCTGAGGAATACTGTGAAGCCGCGGGCAGCCGGGCAGCCaggagacgcccccccccccgccccccctgcgGCACGTACAACAAGGGGACGCAATCCATCACGTGCAAGGCGACGCGGGACGAGCacaatgggggggaggggggggggtgggtggtacaCTGTGGGACGCAGCACGCACGAAACGTGACCCACTTTCCGTGTGCTGCTCCAGCGCGGCGTTTAACGGTAGCCCGCGTGGTGGCCCTGGATGCCTCGGCCGTTGCCGGGGTCCTGCACCTGTccgagggggggaggaggagggggacccGGCTGCCTCTGCATCTTCTCCACCAAGTCCAGGCCTTGCTCGTGGTAGCCGGCCATCTGGAGGTCCCCGCCCAGGAACTCCATGCCCGGCATCAGCTTGGGAGGACCGCCGGCGTCCGCCTTCCCCGGCCGGTACTTTGCCCCAGGGTTGCAGTCCGTGGCGGCCCCGGGCGGCAGTCCCTGGAAGGGGACCGGGAGCTCCTGAGGACCGGTGCCCATGGCGGGGATGCCGGTCCAGGGCGGCTGCATGTAGTGCCCGTTGGCGTAGCGCATGGCTGCCgtggggccgccgccgccgacgggGGACGCCGACGACTGGGGCTTCTCCGGAGGATGCTTGAGCGGGAAGGACTGCGCGGCGCCGGGCAGCTTGTGGGGGTAGCCGAGGTTCCGGGAGCCGGGAAAGCCGGGCTCGGAGGGAGCCTCCATCCGGGGGTTCTTGCAGGGGTTGACCTCCTCGTGGGACTGCTGCATGTGGGCCATCTGGTGCTGGGCCcagcgctgctgctgcaggttgagctgctgctgctgccgttgatgttgttgttgctgttgttgttgttgctgctgttgctgctgctggtgctgcagtTGTTgcagttgctgctgctgttgttgttgggcCTGTGAGGGGTGTTGGTGTGGATGCAACGGGTGTTGGTGTGGTTGCTGTGATGGGTGCGGGTGAGACTGTTGGTGAGGGTGTTGGTGAGGGTGTTGCTGCGACTGCTGGGGTGGGTGTTGGTTTGAATGCTGTGGGTGTTGGTGCGACTGTTGACGAGCCTGCAGCTGTGGGTGTTGGagcgactgctgctgctgctgctgcttcagctGATGCTGAATGTGCTGCATCTGGAGCTTCTCTGTCTCTGCGTGGTAGGCAGCCATGCTGCTCATGGCGGCCATGCTGGCCTGTGGGTGCATCGCTCCGGCAGAGCCCTGGGCCTTGTCCGGTGGTCCCGTCATGAGGCAGGCCGACATGGGGCCCTGGTTGTGATTGGACACCCTGGAGCTGGCGTTGATGAGCAGGTTGCGGCTGATGGGGCTGGGGTTGGCGATCTGACCCTCGCACACCGACGTGGCGCCCATGCCCGCGCGGGCCTGGCAGAACTGGTTGATCTGGTTCACGATGCTATTGAGGTCTCCGTGCCGGTTCTGGTGCTGACTGCCCGCCATGGACAGTGGGATGGTTGAGGTAGATACGGTGATGTTTGGCGGGGCGTCCGCATCGGGGGGCTTCCGGTGGGGTCCGAAGACGAcgggctgctgctggaggccgtTAGCGTTGTTGTCAGGGGGCCCCGGGCCGGCAGCCTGGGGCCCCGGTGGGCCCTGGGAATGCTGTAGGCCGGGCAGCTGGACCCCGTCCGGCGCGTGGCGCAGATCCTGAGTCAGCCCTGGCTGTTGGAGTAAAGCTTGTTGGTGCAGGGCCGCCTGGTGCGGGTGCGGAGGCCGGTGTTGGGGCGGCAGGCTCGGCGGCCCCGTaagcccctgctgctgctgctgctgctgctgctgggggtggggcAGGCTGTGCTGCCTCTGCATGCCTTGGGGATGAGCCATGATCTGggtttgctgctgctgctgctgctgctgttgttgttgtccggTCTGCAGCTGGGGGCCCATgctctgttgttgctgctgctgctgttgttgttgttgtcctgtCTGGGGGCCCATGTTCTGTTGCTGCAGAGCTTGCGAGCGAGCCATAcgctgctgctgcagagcgtgagggTGGGGCATGGCTTGGGCCTGCTGTAGATTCATTGGATGAGCCAggttgtgctgctgctgctgtagtgtCTGTGGGTGAGCCATCAGCTGCTTGTGGGCGGCCAGGGCCTGAGGCATCGAGGGGCCCTGCAGGCCggaggagggctgagggaggtttaaagtgctttgagtggcatAG harbors:
- the fam222bb gene encoding protein FAM222B, producing the protein MLACLPASGDASIHLLSRTQMNTGLQKWETTKKMRSSNYPTPAQLDAYAKKIANNPLTIQIFPNSVKVPQRKHIRRTVNGLDTSWSNQRLSPYPSQVSGRAGLLAVLRTPAKGIRDSDGGRVRLLQKPTTTMNPHNGPYATQSTLNLPQPSSGLQGPSMPQALAAHKQLMAHPQTLQQQQHNLAHPMNLQQAQAMPHPHALQQQRMARSQALQQQNMGPQTGQQQQQQQQQQQSMGPQLQTGQQQQQQQQQQQTQIMAHPQGMQRQHSLPHPQQQQQQQQQGLTGPPSLPPQHRPPHPHQAALHQQALLQQPGLTQDLRHAPDGVQLPGLQHSQGPPGPQAAGPGPPDNNANGLQQQPVVFGPHRKPPDADAPPNITVSTSTIPLSMAGSQHQNRHGDLNSIVNQINQFCQARAGMGATSVCEGQIANPSPISRNLLINASSRVSNHNQGPMSACLMTGPPDKAQGSAGAMHPQASMAAMSSMAAYHAETEKLQMQHIQHQLKQQQQQQSLQHPQLQARQQSHQHPQHSNQHPPQQSQQHPHQHPHQQSHPHPSQQPHQHPLHPHQHPSQAQQQQQQQLQQLQHQQQQQQQQQQQQQQHQRQQQQLNLQQQRWAQHQMAHMQQSHEEVNPCKNPRMEAPSEPGFPGSRNLGYPHKLPGAAQSFPLKHPPEKPQSSASPVGGGGPTAAMRYANGHYMQPPWTGIPAMGTGPQELPVPFQGLPPGAATDCNPGAKYRPGKADAGGPPKLMPGMEFLGGDLQMAGYHEQGLDLVEKMQRQPGPPPPPPLGQVQDPGNGRGIQGHHAGYR